Genomic segment of Bacteroidota bacterium:
CTGGTTGATATGTATGGCGATATTCCTTATACTGAAGCATTACAGGGTACAGATTTCTTTAGTCCTGTTTATGATAATCAGCAGACAGTTTATGAGTCACTAATTACTAAGCTGACTGAGGCTATCACAGAAATTAAAAGTGCGACATTTCCTAGTGCTGATGCTGCAGATATCATATTTGGAACACCTGCAGTTAGCGGCGCTGATATTAGAGGTAACTGGGTGAGATTTGCTAATAGCCTTAAGCTTCGTATTCTTATGCGTCAAAGCTTCATGCCCGGTCGTCTTGCTTATATTCAAAGCAAGGTATCTGAGATAACTGCTGAAGGTTCTGGTTATATGACAGCTGGATTAGTTTCAGCAAACCCAGGTTATTTAAAGCAGATTGGCAAGCTCAACCTGTATTATGGAACCTATGGGTATAATGAGCAGGATCAGGAAACAGGAACTTTCCGTTTTCGTAAAATGAATGCTGTTATCATTAACTATTTAAAAAGTGCTGACCTCTTCCGTTTGCAAAGGTTAGCTACACCAAAAAAAGGTGGTACAGTTGGTAATACATCAGATTATGTTGGAGTACCTCTTGGACCAACCGGAGCTCCTGCGCCTTATGTTGAGGATCTTGTATCGGGAGTGGGTTCTGTACAAGCGGCTAAATATGATGCTACACGTCGCATGATAATCATGACACCGGCTGAAGTATATCTAAACATTGCAGAAGCACAATTGATCGGTGTTACCGGATTACCTGGTACAGCTAAAGGTAATTATGATGCAGGCGTTATGTGGGCATTCCGCGTAGCTGCAGCAACACATACTGCAACAGCTACAGCTACTAATGCACAAGCTGACGCTGCTGCTGCTTCTTATACTTCAAACGCAACACTCTTTTCTGATTATGCTGCTGCAACTTCAGATATTGAAAGACGCAGAACGATCCTGATCCAGAAATGGCTTGCTCTTACTCATATTGATGGTTTGGAACAATGGAGCGAATATAGAAAGGCAAGCGGAGCTGCGGGTTATGGTACAGTACTTCCGACTTCTCCTAAATCATTTAGCGCCGGATCAAATCCTGAACCAGTACGTTTGTTATATCCAAGAAGAGAAGAGCAGGTGAATGGAGCACATGTACCAGCAGGTATTGACAGGTTTACAAGCAAGATATTCTGGGATGTAAACTAAATTTTGCCACATTTAAATAACATTTATATGAAAATAAAAACATTATTAACAATTGGACTAGTTGCCTTTGTGATTAGCTCCTGCCTGAAATCCGAAGACGAATTTGGATGGGAAGCTGACAAGGGGCAGATACTCACAGGCATCTATGACGCGGCTACTTCTGGTGAGATCAAGCCATTTGTTTTAAATCTGACACCGACTGTTGAAACAATAGATTTTCTTGTGCTTAAGACAACGGCTGCAAGAGAAGTGCAACCATCGGGTGATATTACAGCGACAGTGGTTATTGATAACTCACTTGTTACTGCATATAATGCCGCAAATGGAACGTCATACGTTGCGTTGCCGGCAAATGCCTATACACTTCCATCAATGACTGCAACTATTCCTGCTAATGTAGCAACAAATAAAAGAGAGGCTATCCTTCCAATGACGATCAATAAAGCTAATCTCAATCTTTCTAACCAATATGCTATTGGGATGAAGTTGGTAACTGTTAGCCAGGGAATCATCAATGTATTGGAAGAAGAGGTTATAGCTACATTCCTGGTAAAGAATCCGTATGATGGTATTTATTCTTATGTATCAGGGAGTGTGGTAAGGTATCTTTCACCCGGAGTGCCAGCCAATGATGCGTTGAGCGGACCTTTAACGACTTCGCTTCCTGATGTAAAATTTGTTACAACTGGTGCTGCTACAAATCTGCTTCAAGGTTTGCAGTGGTCTGGTGGTGGCGGAGTTGGTGGTGTAGACCCAGTAACTGTTACAACTAATGCAGCTACGAATGCAACAACTACTACGTCTACAACAGCTGTAACTATGGCCAATATTGCTGGACAGCCAAATAACTATAACCCTGCAACTAAAACTTTCACTCTGAATTTCTGGTGGAATCCAACTTCCACTACCCGTGAATATCATGTAGTGTTTAAGTACAAAGGACCAAGATAATAACCAAGGTTAATTGCTTTATAAAAGTTCCGGATTATTCCGGAACTTTTTTTTGTCCATTTTGCCAGGCAATTTTTACACGATTGTATGGCATAATGAGTTTACATTTGTCCGCTTAAAATAAACGAAATGGATAATCAAAACAATCAGCCGCCCAACCAGCTGAATATAGAACTGACAGAAGAAATAGCAGAAGGTAATTACGCCAATCTCGCTATCATCACTCACTCACATGCAGAGTTTGTAATTGATTTTGTAAACGTAATGCCCGGCACTCCCAAGAGTAAAGTAAAGAGTCGTATTATTTTTACCCCGCAACATGCAAAACGGTTTATGAAAGCAATGATGGAAAACATCAGCAAATATGAAGCTGTAAATGGACAGATAAA
This window contains:
- a CDS encoding SusD/RagB family nutrient-binding outer membrane lipoprotein, producing the protein MKKYLILFGAVVGLGSCEKYLDVNKNPNTPEATSAPAQNVFTNAVNAATGYQTGGSHALGSTWTGSMSHSTSFTGGGEEKTYEFSKDNFNYFDGAYDILFDFQNVINNAAAQNVGHLVGPAKVMQCLIYQKLVDMYGDIPYTEALQGTDFFSPVYDNQQTVYESLITKLTEAITEIKSATFPSADAADIIFGTPAVSGADIRGNWVRFANSLKLRILMRQSFMPGRLAYIQSKVSEITAEGSGYMTAGLVSANPGYLKQIGKLNLYYGTYGYNEQDQETGTFRFRKMNAVIINYLKSADLFRLQRLATPKKGGTVGNTSDYVGVPLGPTGAPAPYVEDLVSGVGSVQAAKYDATRRMIIMTPAEVYLNIAEAQLIGVTGLPGTAKGNYDAGVMWAFRVAAATHTATATATNAQADAAAASYTSNATLFSDYAAATSDIERRRTILIQKWLALTHIDGLEQWSEYRKASGAAGYGTVLPTSPKSFSAGSNPEPVRLLYPRREEQVNGAHVPAGIDRFTSKIFWDVN
- a CDS encoding DUF3467 domain-containing protein produces the protein MDNQNNQPPNQLNIELTEEIAEGNYANLAIITHSHAEFVIDFVNVMPGTPKSKVKSRIIFTPQHAKRFMKAMMENISKYEAVNGQIKDLEDVQVPLSFGPTAQA
- a CDS encoding DUF1735 domain-containing protein, whose protein sequence is MKIKTLLTIGLVAFVISSCLKSEDEFGWEADKGQILTGIYDAATSGEIKPFVLNLTPTVETIDFLVLKTTAAREVQPSGDITATVVIDNSLVTAYNAANGTSYVALPANAYTLPSMTATIPANVATNKREAILPMTINKANLNLSNQYAIGMKLVTVSQGIINVLEEEVIATFLVKNPYDGIYSYVSGSVVRYLSPGVPANDALSGPLTTSLPDVKFVTTGAATNLLQGLQWSGGGGVGGVDPVTVTTNAATNATTTTSTTAVTMANIAGQPNNYNPATKTFTLNFWWNPTSTTREYHVVFKYKGPR